Proteins encoded within one genomic window of Brassica rapa cultivar Chiifu-401-42 chromosome A09, CAAS_Brap_v3.01, whole genome shotgun sequence:
- the LOC103840552 gene encoding WAT1-related protein At1g25270 produces the protein MVRLGIKVQYRSCGRIGDMLKEVKAISIMLVVQFIFAGMYILFKLTVDDGTNLRILVAYRLSFATISMLPLALIFQRDKRPEFTWRLLFLAFLSGMLGAAIPNFLYLPGLALTSATFSTAASILGPLITLVLSVAFRIETLRLGTNEGRAKLVGTLLGAGGALVFVFYKGVEIHIWSTHVDLLKNSNAGQSSGQATENHHISIPGVLMVFGCNVSFSLWLILQAKIGDQLGGSYWNVSLMNAMGSLVCMIVALCSERNWKQWRLGWNISLLATVYSGVVVSGMVIPLIAWCIKTKGPLYVTMFSPIRLVIVALAGSFALEETLHLGSIIGAMIMVGGVYLVIWCKMKEAKSASATLDHIETNKNIKEVNLGNLSAINNRDVP, from the exons ATGGTTAGACTGGGTATCAAAGTACAATATAGAAGTTGTGGGCGAATTGGAGATATGTTGAAAGAAGTTAAAGCTATAAGTATAATGCTGGTGGTCCAGTTTATTTTCGCAGGAATGTACATTTTGTTTAAGCTAACGGTCGATGATGGTACAAATCTCAGAATCCTCGTGGCTTATCGTCTCTCCTTCGCCACCATTTCCATGCTTCCCCTCGCCCTCATCTTCCAGAG GGATAAGCGGCCAGAATTTACATGGAGACTGCTCTTTCTAGCCTTTCTTTCGGGGATGCTTGG AGCGGCGATACCAAATTTTCTCTATTTGCCAGGACTTGCTCTTACATCAGCTACCTTTTCGACTGCGGCCAGCATCCTTGGTCCGTTGATCACCTTGGTATTGTCAGTCGCTTTTAG GATAGAGACTCTTCGGCTGGGAACGAACGAAGGGAGGGCTAAGCTTGTGGGGACGTTGCTTGGTGCCGGTGGGGCTCTCGTATTTGTATTCTATAAAGGTGTTGAGATTCATATCTGGTCAACACACGTTGACTTACTTAAGAACTCGAACGCTGGTCAATCTTCTGGCCAAGCCACTGAGAACCACCACATCTCAATTCCAGGAGTTCTTATGGTTTTTGGATGTAACGTTTCCTTCTCACTTTGGTTAATATTGCAG GCAAAAATAGGCGATCAACTTGGAGGAAGTTATTGGAACGTAAGTCTGATGAATGCGATGGGAAGTTTGGTTTGCATGATTGTTGCTCTCTGTTCAGAACGTAACTGGAAACAATGGCGATTAGGATGGAACATCAGCCTTCTTGCTACGGTTTATTCG GGAGTCGTGGTCTCAGGAATGGTCATACCTCTTATTGCTTGGtgcattaaaacaaaaggaCCGTTATATGTTACGATGTTTAGCCCTATAAGGCTTGTGATCGTAGCCCTCGCCGGATCATTTGCTTTAGAGGAAACGCTTCATTTGGGAAG TATAATTGGTGCAATGATAATGGTGGGAGGTGTATACCTAGTTATATGGTGTAAAATGAAGGAAGCGAAGAGTGCCTCTGCTACATTGGACCACATTGAAACAAACAAGAATATCAAAGAAGTGAACCTTGGCAATCTCTCAGCAATAAATAATAGAGATGTCCCGTGA